A region of the Candidatus Methylomirabilis oxygeniifera genome:
GAATCGGGGCTCGCGAGCCCTCTACGCGACGGTCGACCAGCATCCTGATCCGGCCGATTTGGCGAAGGGGTCGCTTGCTCGGCTGGAGGAAAGGGAGCAAGCGGACGCGCTTACCCGCGCCATCGAGACCCTTCCACCGCAACAGCGGGCAAGCCTGACGTTGCGGGTTCATCATCACCTCGCGCACCGGGAGATCGCAGAAATTCTGGGGGTCTCCGAGGCAACCGCTAAGGTGCACTATTTTCATGCCGTACAGACGTTGCGGCGTAAGCTGGCACACTGGCGCGAAGGTGCGTGAGGAGGGAAGGCTGCTGCCATGAGATGCGAAGACGTTAAGTTCGATCTGTTGGAGTTGATCGAGGGGGAACTGCCGAAGGCGCGTCGCTCTGAGGTCCTTATCCATCTTGATGACTGCGCGGCGTGTGCGGCCGAGTTTTCTGCGTATCATGATCTCCTGACGCTTGTGCAGGTCGACCCGGTTCCTGAGCCGTCGCCAGGCTTTTGGGAAGAGTTTCTGCCTTCGGTGAAACAGCGAATTGGGCAGGAGGCCTCCAGGCGCAAGCCGACACCCGCCGCCTGGTTGACCGGCGTAAGATCGTGGTTGACGTTCCGGCCACGCCTCATCGCCGGCCTGGCGGTGGCGGCCGTATCAATGTTCATCGTCGTTCGGTTACCGGGCGTGTTGCCCGTGAGGGTGAATCGACAGGCAGCACCGGTTTTGACGGAAAAGCTCATCGGGCAGACTGGCGCGGCGCACACTGTGGCAGTGATACCTCGTTCCGATCGCAGGAACCAACAATCCGGCGAAACGTTTGTGGTGGCCGGAGAGGTCGTCGAGGAGCCTTCGATCCTGATGGCGGCAATTCGGCGGCTCGGCGGGGTGGATGAAATTGCGGATCGACTCGAAACAGCCTGGGTTCTGCGCCCGGAGGCCGATCTGGCAGACTCACTCGCCTCGCTCAACGAGGAGGAGCGCCAAGTCCTGCTGAATCACCTGAGTCATCTGAGAATGTCAGAGTCATGACACAATTACGGGAGCAATGCTCGGTCCGGTCTTGGCCTGTGACGGTAGCCGTCGTGGGGCTACTCTGGTTGTGCGGTCCGGTCTCAGAAGTCATGGCACAACCGCTTGTACCTGCCGCTCCGAAGGCGCCTGGGATGCCGGAGGGGAGACGCTTGATCGAAACGATCAAGATATGGAAGATGACTGAGGCACTCAATTTGGACGAAGATCAAGCCGCCAAGCTGTTCCCAAGACTGGCCCAGTTGGAGGCTTCACGACGTGAATTTCACAGGCAACAGCGTATGTTGCGTGATGAGCTGACCGAACTTCTGAAGCAGCAGCCCTTACGCGACCAGGAGGTCAAGGCGAGACTCGAACGGTTAGAGCGCGCTGAAATCGACTTCAGAGGGCGAGAGCAAGTCATTAGGGGGGGGCTCCGGTCGATCTTGAGTGTAGAACAGCAGGCCCGGCTCGCCCTGTTCGAAGATCGATTTGAGAGTGAGATGCGCCGCGCCATCCAGGACCTTCGGCAGCGTCATCGGGGATTGCCCCCAGGTCCCGGCCAAGGCATCGAAGCGCCCGGCCCGAAGGATCAGCCTCCGACCCCTATGGAGAGCGAGTTGCCGCGCAGATAACGATCCGATTCGTTGACCGTGGCAATACGTCATGCCAGCCCGTTCGACCCATGAGGACGAAAGGATCGAGCGGACCCCGTGAGGCAGCGGAGCAATCTTCCGCTGCCGTTTTTGTTTTCGCCTATCTGCGTGCCTCGCACAGGCAGAGAGGCCCAGGGTGTCGTGGAATCCAGACTGACGAGCCTGTTCTTGAACCGGAACTTCGTGCCGAACGGCCCCGTCTCGCGACATCGCTCCAGGAGACGGAAGAAGAGCTGCTGATAGAGTTTCCCATGGACGATGTGCATTGGCATAGGAGAGGGAGGAGCGCTTCGGAGCCGAGATGCCCAGATGGACGAGCTTGCCTTCGCAGGTCTGCAGTCCTTGGCAGATCTCTTGTAAGGAGTGCGCTCGGCCGAGCTGGCAGAAGAGCATGGCGACGAACTGGCCCCAACTGTTAAAGCCCTTGGCATGCCGCTCGGCCCTGGTTGCTCGAACCAATTGTTCACACTCGAGCCTGGGAAAGAGTTGCAGGATTTGGCTGAACATGCTACAGACCTTTATGGTTGGGTCCTCCTTGGTTGGGGGTGATTGCCCGGGCGAACATGCACACCTTATCGTACCGTCGAGGGCTTAACCCTCGAAAGCTATTTTGGATGAGAGTGCTGCAACTTCCTCGATTCCGGGAACTTGTCCCGCTTAGCCGTAGCATACTGGAGGCGGCACGCAGAGCTGCCGCCCCTTCGCCGATCTATGCCGTCGGCGGCTATGTGCGGGATCTCCTCCTTGGTCGAGAAAATGCCGACATCGATTTGGTGGTTGAGGGCGATGCCATCGCCATAGCCGGACGCCTGGCGCACTCCCTCAAGGCGGTGGTCGCGTCTCACCCCAGGTTCGGAACCGCCCATCTGCGGCTTCCTGGAGGCGGAAAGCTCGATCTCGCCACCGCCAGGCGGGAACGATACCCGCACGCTGCCGCGCTGCCGGAGGTTCAGCCCGCCCCCCTCCTTGCCGATCTGTTTCGACGCGATTTCAGCATTAATGCCATGGCTGCCCGCATCGACCGTCATCGGTTCGGGCCGCTAATCGATCCGTTGGGAGGACTCCGGAACCTGGAGCATGGTCGGATCAGAGCCTTGCACGAGCAGAGCTTCATCGACGATCCTACCCGGCTTTTCCGGACAGCCCGATTTGAGGGTCGATACCGATTTCTTATTGCTCGCTGTACTCTGCGACTGATGAAGGCCGCAGTGAAGGAGGGGGCGGTCGGGCATCTTGCCGGCTCGAGAATCTTCAGGGAGCTCTACTTGATCGCGCAGGAACCATCGGCACCCCACATTATCTGGCGGCTCAGGGATCTGGGCGTATTGACGGCTATTCATCCGGGACTGGCCCTCCCTGGGACCGCCTTTGGTCTGCTCGATCGGGTGCGGCAGGTTCTCGATCAGGCTCTGCCGATACCGTTGGCGGGGAAAGTCGATGTAAGTCAGACGGTTTTCCTTGGGATGTTGTATTTTCTTCATCCGAAGACGTTTATCGCGGTTCTTAAAAGGCTCGCGCCGCCCCACCGGGTCGCCGAAAAGCTTGCGATTGATTACAAGGCATGTCGAAATACCGCACGGGCGCTGACGCGCGCCGTTGATCTTCGCCAAAGCCGGATCGCCAGGCTTCTCGATTCTTTGTCACCGGAGGCGAAGGTCGTCCTGCTGGCTATTCTTGCGAAGGGACCGGCACGGGAGGCGGTGTTCCACTACCTCACGACGTCATGGCAAATCGTT
Encoded here:
- a CDS encoding RNA polymerase, sigma-24 subunit, ECF subfamily; translation: MREADFELIDRFLQGDGTAFDELVRKRQREVYNLAYRMTRNADDARDVSQEAFLQVYRNLSRFDRRSSLSTWLYRIVVNLCLNHLNRGSRALYATVDQHPDPADLAKGSLARLEEREQADALTRAIETLPPQQRASLTLRVHHHLAHREIAEILGVSEATAKVHYFHAVQTLRRKLAHWREGA
- a CDS encoding protein of unknown function (Evidence 5 : No homology to any previously reported sequences), which codes for MRCEDVKFDLLELIEGELPKARRSEVLIHLDDCAACAAEFSAYHDLLTLVQVDPVPEPSPGFWEEFLPSVKQRIGQEASRRKPTPAAWLTGVRSWLTFRPRLIAGLAVAAVSMFIVVRLPGVLPVRVNRQAAPVLTEKLIGQTGAAHTVAVIPRSDRRNQQSGETFVVAGEVVEEPSILMAAIRRLGGVDEIADRLETAWVLRPEADLADSLASLNEEERQVLLNHLSHLRMSES
- a CDS encoding exported protein of unknown function (Evidence 5 : No homology to any previously reported sequences) codes for the protein MTQLREQCSVRSWPVTVAVVGLLWLCGPVSEVMAQPLVPAAPKAPGMPEGRRLIETIKIWKMTEALNLDEDQAAKLFPRLAQLEASRREFHRQQRMLRDELTELLKQQPLRDQEVKARLERLERAEIDFRGREQVIRGGLRSILSVEQQARLALFEDRFESEMRRAIQDLRQRHRGLPPGPGQGIEAPGPKDQPPTPMESELPRR
- a CDS encoding protein of unknown function (Evidence 5 : No homology to any previously reported sequences), producing the protein MRQRSNLPLPFLFSPICVPRTGREAQGVVESRLTSLFLNRNFVPNGPVSRHRSRRRKKSC
- a CDS encoding putative tRNA cytidylyltransferase (Evidence 3 : Function proposed based on presence of conserved amino acid motif, structural feature or limited homology; Product type pe : putative enzyme), which gives rise to MRVLQLPRFRELVPLSRSILEAARRAAAPSPIYAVGGYVRDLLLGRENADIDLVVEGDAIAIAGRLAHSLKAVVASHPRFGTAHLRLPGGGKLDLATARRERYPHAAALPEVQPAPLLADLFRRDFSINAMAARIDRHRFGPLIDPLGGLRNLEHGRIRALHEQSFIDDPTRLFRTARFEGRYRFLIARCTLRLMKAAVKEGAVGHLAGSRIFRELYLIAQEPSAPHIIWRLRDLGVLTAIHPGLALPGTAFGLLDRVRQVLDQALPIPLAGKVDVSQTVFLGMLYFLHPKTFIAVLKRLAPPHRVAEKLAIDYKACRNTARALTRAVDLRQSRIARLLDSLSPEAKVVLLAILAKGPAREAVFHYLTTSWQIVPLLKGHDLRQLGLKPGPIYRQALAALRSAKLDGRLHTREDETSFVLQRFAGGRLQD